A window from Littorina saxatilis isolate snail1 linkage group LG9, US_GU_Lsax_2.0, whole genome shotgun sequence encodes these proteins:
- the LOC138975024 gene encoding mediator of RNA polymerase II transcription subunit 15-like isoform X2: MVCLHAYFVLNVKDEAVQTVDHPWSDDALPSQEIPGYATISKPSSLKSPDSTLRRNGGGAKKVTMAPDVALDADVRAPALRSTASGEGMQFVTATSPNLSLADPASPGYRTLGPYAVIDTSGGSRGVVEVPRERTSAGSSMESFDQRSYAQQQQYNLQQQKQQQQLLQRQHLDPDIQHQRQQLELHRQHLLQQQNQQQHQQQHQQQQQQQQQQQQQQQQQQQQQQQPRQPQHHFRVQPQSQSHHVTYAQVQRPPAVVAQNSPSHSVSSQQSSVFTTGSVGGAGGSVGGAGGSLGAGQTASLASNYRIQTSGLQYQSGRPYTEDDDYDNPVERTPMLAQQQFQRSSPASYNPSLSPYSATSPSPYSATSPSPSSSFSYTAGRTGSLSRFAQEQGPASLPAQHAVMSQQRQAITIPIQLVSSAPPPDLQATSIPIHHSSAPSSFGAGRSGVTTNQHSAATHASSYSSSSNTGRGVSFGSGVKPGEVEVEVPEPAPLQYPSERRPMTFEQQSSSKMSIYDNVLFPSAEAEG, encoded by the exons ATGGTCTGTCTCCACGCCTACTTCGTCTTGAATGTCAAGGACGAGGCCGTGCAGACTGTG GACCACCCCTGGTCGGACGACGCCTTGCCCTCCCAGGAGATCCCGGGCTACGCCACCATCTCCAAACCCTCCTCCCTCAAATCGCCAGACTCCACCCTCCGACGTAACGGGGGCGGGGCCAAGAAGGTCACCATGGCCCCGGATGTCGCTCTGGACGCCGACGTGAGAGCGCCTGCGCTGAGAAGTACCGCTTCCGGCGAGGGGATGCAGTTTGTGACCGCCACGTCGCCAAACCTGTCCCTGGCTGACCCCGCCTCCCCTGGATATAGGACGCTGGGGCCTTACGCTGTGATTGACACCTCGGGGGGATCGCGGGGGGTGGTGGAAGTGCCGAGGGAGCGCACGTCAGCCGGGTCATCGATGGAGTCGTTTGACCAGCGGAGCTACGCACAGCAGCAGCAGTACAACCTTCAGCAGCAG AAGCAACAACAGCAGTTACTGCAGCGACAACACCTGGACCCCGACATCCAGCACCAACGTCAGCAGCTGGAACTCCACCGCCAGCACCtcctacaacaacaaaaccaacaacaacaccaacaacaacaccaacaacaacaacaacaacaacaacaacaacaacaacaacaacaacaacaacaacaacaacaacaacaaccccgtCAACCACAGCACCACTTCAGAGTGCAGCCTCAGTCCCAGTCACACCACGTGACCTACGCTCAGGTCCAGCGCCCCCCAGCGGTTGTGGCCCAGAACTCCCCCTCCCACTCCGTGTCCTCGCAGCAGTCGTCTGTCTTCACGAcag GCAGTGTGGGTGGAGCTGGGGGCAGTGTGGGCGGGGCGGGAGGCAGCCTAGGTGCGGGGCAGACGGCATCACTGGCCAGCAACTACCGGATCCAGACGTCAGGCCTGCAGTACCAGAGCGGACGACCCTACACCGAGGACGACGACTACGACAACCCGGTGGAGCGCACCCCCATGTTGGCCCAGCAGCAGTTCCAGCGTTCTAGCCCCGCCTCGTACAACCCCAGCCTCTCCCCCTACAGCGCTACTAGCCCCTCCCCCTACAGTGCTACtagcccctccccctcctcctccttctcctacACGGCGGGCCGCACGGGGAGTCTGTCGCGCTTTGCTCAGGAGCAGGGCCCCGCCTCCCTCCCCGCCCAACACGCTGTCATGTCCCAGCAAAGACAGGCCATCACCATCCCCATCCAGCTGGTATCCTCAGCCCCGCCCCCCGACCTTCAGGCCACGTCCATCCCTATTCACCACAGCTCCGCCCCCTCCTCCTTCGGCGCCGGTCGTTCAGGCGTGACGACTAACCAGCACAGCGCTGCTACCCACGCCTCCTCCTACTCCTCATCCAGTAACACGGGGCGGGGGGTCAGCTTCGGCAGCGGGGTGAAGCCGggggaggtggaggtggaggtacCGGAGCCTGCCCCCCTCCAGTACCCCTCGGAGCGCCGCCCCATGACATTCGAGCAGCAGTCGTCGTCCAAGATGAGCATCTACGACAACGTGCTCTTCCCTTCCGCTGAGGCCGAGGGCTAG
- the LOC138975024 gene encoding mediator of RNA polymerase II transcription subunit 15-like isoform X1: MADAEPARVAWRSYHDWVLPRRAVQVILGGSLLFLFLGLLLLALGGGLGVGGLIAAGAVLAGIGGCGLLVCLLLCLHAYFVFNVKDEAVQTVDHPWSDDALPSQEIPGYATISKPSSLKSPDSTLRRNGGGAKKVTMAPDVALDADVRAPALRSTASGEGMQFVTATSPNLSLADPASPGYRTLGPYAVIDTSGGSRGVVEVPRERTSAGSSMESFDQRSYAQQQQYNLQQQKQQQQLLQRQHLDPDIQHQRQQLELHRQHLLQQQNQQQHQQQHQQQQQQQQQQQQQQQQQQQQQQQPRQPQHHFRVQPQSQSHHVTYAQVQRPPAVVAQNSPSHSVSSQQSSVFTTGSVGGAGGSVGGAGGSLGAGQTASLASNYRIQTSGLQYQSGRPYTEDDDYDNPVERTPMLAQQQFQRSSPASYNPSLSPYSATSPSPYSATSPSPSSSFSYTAGRTGSLSRFAQEQGPASLPAQHAVMSQQRQAITIPIQLVSSAPPPDLQATSIPIHHSSAPSSFGAGRSGVTTNQHSAATHASSYSSSSNTGRGVSFGSGVKPGEVEVEVPEPAPLQYPSERRPMTFEQQSSSKMSIYDNVLFPSAEAEG; the protein is encoded by the exons GTTGATAGCGGCGGGCGCGGTGCTTGCCGGGATAGGTGGGTGTGGCTTGCTGGTCTGTCTGCTGCTGTGTCTCCACGCCTACTTCGTCTTCAATGTCAAGGACGAGGCCGTGCAGACTGTG GACCACCCCTGGTCGGACGACGCCTTGCCCTCCCAGGAGATCCCGGGCTACGCCACCATCTCCAAACCCTCCTCCCTCAAATCGCCAGACTCCACCCTCCGACGTAACGGGGGCGGGGCCAAGAAGGTCACCATGGCCCCGGATGTCGCTCTGGACGCCGACGTGAGAGCGCCTGCGCTGAGAAGTACCGCTTCCGGCGAGGGGATGCAGTTTGTGACCGCCACGTCGCCAAACCTGTCCCTGGCTGACCCCGCCTCCCCTGGATATAGGACGCTGGGGCCTTACGCTGTGATTGACACCTCGGGGGGATCGCGGGGGGTGGTGGAAGTGCCGAGGGAGCGCACGTCAGCCGGGTCATCGATGGAGTCGTTTGACCAGCGGAGCTACGCACAGCAGCAGCAGTACAACCTTCAGCAGCAG AAGCAACAACAGCAGTTACTGCAGCGACAACACCTGGACCCCGACATCCAGCACCAACGTCAGCAGCTGGAACTCCACCGCCAGCACCtcctacaacaacaaaaccaacaacaacaccaacaacaacaccaacaacaacaacaacaacaacaacaacaacaacaacaacaacaacaacaacaacaacaacaacaacaaccccgtCAACCACAGCACCACTTCAGAGTGCAGCCTCAGTCCCAGTCACACCACGTGACCTACGCTCAGGTCCAGCGCCCCCCAGCGGTTGTGGCCCAGAACTCCCCCTCCCACTCCGTGTCCTCGCAGCAGTCGTCTGTCTTCACGAcag GCAGTGTGGGTGGAGCTGGGGGCAGTGTGGGCGGGGCGGGAGGCAGCCTAGGTGCGGGGCAGACGGCATCACTGGCCAGCAACTACCGGATCCAGACGTCAGGCCTGCAGTACCAGAGCGGACGACCCTACACCGAGGACGACGACTACGACAACCCGGTGGAGCGCACCCCCATGTTGGCCCAGCAGCAGTTCCAGCGTTCTAGCCCCGCCTCGTACAACCCCAGCCTCTCCCCCTACAGCGCTACTAGCCCCTCCCCCTACAGTGCTACtagcccctccccctcctcctccttctcctacACGGCGGGCCGCACGGGGAGTCTGTCGCGCTTTGCTCAGGAGCAGGGCCCCGCCTCCCTCCCCGCCCAACACGCTGTCATGTCCCAGCAAAGACAGGCCATCACCATCCCCATCCAGCTGGTATCCTCAGCCCCGCCCCCCGACCTTCAGGCCACGTCCATCCCTATTCACCACAGCTCCGCCCCCTCCTCCTTCGGCGCCGGTCGTTCAGGCGTGACGACTAACCAGCACAGCGCTGCTACCCACGCCTCCTCCTACTCCTCATCCAGTAACACGGGGCGGGGGGTCAGCTTCGGCAGCGGGGTGAAGCCGggggaggtggaggtggaggtacCGGAGCCTGCCCCCCTCCAGTACCCCTCGGAGCGCCGCCCCATGACATTCGAGCAGCAGTCGTCGTCCAAGATGAGCATCTACGACAACGTGCTCTTCCCTTCCGCTGAGGCCGAGGGCTAG